From the Caldivirga sp. genome, the window CCCACTGGCGCCTAGTGGGTGACCGATGGCTATTGCACCGCCGAAGATGTTCATCTTATCGTACGGTATGCCAAGCCTCTTATTAACCAGGACGTTAACCACGGCGAAGGCCTCATTAACCTCAAAGTAGTCAATAGAGTTAACGCTTAGGTTAAGCTTCCTGAGGACCTTATCTATAACGTACATTGGGGCCTCAGTGAACCTCCTGGGTTCAATCATGTACCAGGCGTAGCCGAGGATCTTGGCTATTGGCCTTAACCCCATTTCCCTAGCCTTATCCATAGTGGTGAGCAGTAGTGCTGCGGCACCGTCGCTTAACTGCGATGAGTTACCTGCCGTGTGAAATCCATTGGGGGTGAAGGCTGGTTTAAGGGCCTTAAGCTTCTCTAGGCTTGTGTCTGGCCTAATGCCCTCATCATGCTCAAGCCTAACCCTCTCACCCTCTATGGTTGTGTCTATTGGTTCAATCTCCCTGAAGAGCTTACCCTCAGTAGCCTTAACAGCCCTCATGTGGCTCATGTAGGCGTAGTTATCTAACTCATCCCTAGTTAACTCATTCTCCTTAGCCACTAAGTCAGCCTCCTGCCCCATCATCATCATTGTTACGGGGTCCACTAAACCATCGTAAACCATTAGGTCTATTGGCTGAACAGTCTTAACTATAAAGTGCTTAACACCCCACCTATACTCACTGGGTAGGGCTATAGGCTGAGTACTCATTGAGTCAACACCCCCGGCGACAACGAGTGATGAGTCACCTAGAACCAACTCCCTATACGCATCAATAATGGCCTGCATGCCTGATGAACAAACCCTGTTAACCGTATAGGCGCTAACGGAGTTCGGTAAACCAGCCAGTAATGCAGCGTAGCGGGAAATATTCTGCCCCATTCCACCCTGTAGTGTTGAACCGAATATGACTTCATCAATCATCTTTGGGTCAACCTTAGTCCTCCTCAGCAATGCCTTAATAGCCTCAGCAGCCAGGTGTGGGGATTTAACACTCTTAAGTGAACCACCGAACTTACCTATTGGGGTTCTCACGTACCCCACTATCACAACTTCATTATTCATAATGCCTAACGCTTACGTTAAGTGTTTAAAAATATTAAGCCTATAATGCTTAATTTAACACTACCCGTGGTTTTTAAGTTCATTAATTCAGTAACTTAAGCGGATCATTATCCCCAGGGCTTTATTAACCTTAACCCTAACGCTTAATTAACGTGGGTTCGGTTCCCCCTATTATTAGCATGGATGAAATGCTTTTATACACCCAATAGTGGGCGTCTTCGGTGATTCTTATCTGGGTCAGGAGTACGCCGTCACCCCATGGGAAGTTAAGGGTAAGGTGGATTACTTAAGGTTAGCTAAGGAGTTTGGCGTTCAATTACTAACCGAAGAAGACTTAAGCCTACTTAGGGATTTAACGGGAAACGACGTTCATTACTTAATCAGGAGGGGCTTCTTCTACGCTCATAGGGGGTTTAGGGAAATAATGAGTAGGGTTAAGGTGGGTGAGTCATGGGCCCTATACAATGGTAGAGGCCCAAGCGGTGACCTTCACGTTGGTCACCTAGTGCCCTGGATATTGACTAAGTGGTTTGTTGACAAGTTCAACGTGCACTACTTCTTTGAGCTCACTGATGATGAGAAGTTCCTGGTTAGGGAAGGTTACACACTTGAGGAGACTAATAGGTTAGCCTACGATAATGCCCTCAGCCTAATAGCGCTTGGTTTCACACCCGATAAACTACACATAATCGTGGATACTGATGACGTGAAGTACCTCTATAAGATTGCCGTTAAGGTGGCTAAGAAGCTAACCTTATCCACTGTTAAAAACACGTTCGGCTTCACTGACTCAAACAACATTGGCGCAACCTTCTTCCCAGCAATTGAAATAGCGGTAGCCTTCCTACCAACTGAATTATTCGGTAAGGAAACCCCGGTACTGATACCAACGGCCATAGACCAGGACCCATACTTCAGGCTTGCAAGGGATGTTGCGGAATCCCTCAATTACCCTAAGCCAGCCACATTATACAGTAAGTTCCTCCCAGGATTAACGGGCGAGGATAAGATGAGTGCATCAAACCCAGATTCAGCGCTGTACGTTAATGATGATGATAGGGAGGTTAAGAGGAAGATAATGAACGCCTTCACGGGTGGTCAACCAACGGTTGAGCTTCAACGTAGGTTAGGCGGCAACCCTGACTCATGCCCAGTCTACAGGTACCACATGCTTCTTGATGATAATGATGAAGCAGTTAAGAAGATTTACGAGGACTGTAGGGGTGGTAGACTCCTCTGCGGTGAATGTAAACTAATGCTCTACGACAAGGTTAAGTCATTCCTAAGTAGGCACAGGGAAATGAGGGAGAAGGCTAAGGACAAGCTAAGCGAATACAAGGTATCCGTTAAATTCAATTAACCTACCCCACTCGCTCAGGGAGTCATTAACCACTGAGGGCAATTAAGCAACCATGTGTCACCACTCTAATGTGTAAGGGAATATTCGAGTTAATGCATTAAAATAACCACACTGCCCTCTACTCATGAGGATTTACACCTCAAGGTTCTCCTCCGGTATACCGCTAGGTGGCTTAGGCACGGGTTCAATTGAGATTTGGCCTGATGGGTCCTTTAAGGAATGGTTAATATTCAACAATAGGAGGTGGGGTAATTATGGTGAGCCGGAATTCTACGTTAACGACTCAGACCTAGCCTTCATGATTAGGATTGCCCCCGAGGGTTCTGAACCAGTCGTTAGGTTACTTAAGGCGGGCTTCTGGGTTGAGACAGACCAGGATTTAACCTACAGGGGTTGTGGACCAAGCGCGGTAGTTCACCCATACCACATGCCTTGGTTTAGGCCCGTTAGGGAAGTGGAGTTCACCGGTAAGCCACCCATGGCTATACTCAAGTTCACTGACCCCTCCTTTAAGGAGTATGGTGTTGACGTAGAGCTAGAGGCCTTTGGGTCATTAATACCAGGTAACGTTAATGACTCCGCAATACCAGCCGCCTTCCTTAAATTCAACCTAGTTAATAGGGGTAGGGTTACTGTTGAGTTATCGTTAATGGGTGTTGTGAGGAATCCCCACAGGATTAGTGAGGAGGTTGGGGTTGTTAATAAGTTAATTGAGGGTGAGGGCTACAGTGGGGTATCCCTAAGTGGGTTAGGTATCCCGAGGACGCACGGTATGTTTAACGGTGAATTAGCCCTAGTCTTCATGGGTGGATTTGACTCGGCGGTGACGCTTAGGTTGAATCAGAGGAATAGGGGCGAGTTCATTAATGCGTTGAGGCGGTTAATGGTTGACTTCAGGGGTGATGGATTATTAAGTGGCGTAGTTAACGATGAGGCTTACGGAGTAGACTTATACTCAGCAATCACCAAGGGTGTTAGGCTTAAGCCAGGTGAGTCAGCGTCAATAGTACTCATTATTGCCTGGTACTACCCTAACCATATTGATAATAGTGGTAGATTAGTCGGCCACTACTACGAGAACCTATTCAAGAATGTTAAGGAGGTCTTAGACTACTCGGTTAGGAACTTCAATAGGCTTTACAGTGAGGTTAAGGAATTCGTTAACTCACTCTATGATGCGAACTACGATGAGTGGATAATTGACTTAGCAATATCCCAATTAACAACATTACCTAAGTCAACCTGGTTAACTAAGGATGGGTACTTCGCGGTTTGGGAGGGTGGGCCAGGCTGCTGTGGGTTAACTACACTTGATGTTGCGTTATGGGGCATTGTGGGTATTGCGCTGCTTTACCCTGACCTGGCTATTAGGGTTAGTCGCCAATTCTCAAGCTTCATTCTTAAGCCCGGGATGTCACCATTCTATGAAATGTTCGCCCTAGCCTTCCCAGAGAACATGAGGCTCTACAGGGAGGCTTTAGCCAAGGACCCCACTATACAGCATGATATTGATAAGTTCAGGAACACTGTGAGGGCTATAGTCGAGAAGACTGGGCTTGACCCAAGTGGTAGGGTGCCTCACGCGTTCAGGGCTAGTGAAAGCAGTGTTGATGGGTATGATAGGAATGATTTAATGCCTGAATTCATACTAATGAGCCTACTGAACTACTACTGGACTGGGGATTCATCATTCCTTAGGGAAATCTGGGGAAGCATAAGGGACGTTATTGAGGCAATGTTGAGGCAGCATAATGAAGCCAAGTTAAACCTACCCTACCACACTCCCCCATCCGGCTACGAAGGCTCCTCACAGGTTGCGAATGAGCTTGGGAGAGATTGGAGGGAGAGGGAGTTACTTAGGCTACTGTTCAGTGGGCCAATGTACTTCTACACTACGGTTAACACTTTCGATGCAATGAGCCTACTGGGCATTGCAACCTTCACCTCAGACCTATGGGTCGCTGCATTAAAGGCCGCGTTGAATGCCGCAGGTGAGGCTGGGGATGAGGCTTACGTCAGTAGGTTAAGTGAGGTTCTTAATAGTGCCTTAGCCAACTTCACCAAGTACTTATGGAACGGTGAGTACTTTGACCTGTGGTTCGACCCAGTGAGTAACCTCAGGGATAATGCTGTTATGACTGCGGGCTTAACTGGGGAATGGTACCTTAAGGTTCTTTTAGGCTTAGACTACGCCGTGGATAAGGATAAGGTCACGTCAATGTTGAAGGCAATATACAGGAATAACTTCAAGAAGGGTGAAGGCTTAATAAACGCATCATACCCAGGTAAGCCTAGGCCATCGCTTGCCGGTGACTTAAAGTACTTCAACGGTACGGGCATACCCTACAATGTCAGTGGGCAAATGGACACGCCGTGGACTGGCATAGAGATTCCTGTTGCAATGCACATGATATGGGAGGGGTTGGTTAATGAGGGCTTAGAGGTACTGCGTAGTGTCCATGAGAGGTACGTTGACTATGGATTATATTGGAATCATGTTGAGTGTGATGGGCATTACTTCAGGCCACTGGTGTCACTGGATATACCGAATGCCCTAGCTGGATTCAGGTACATTGGGAGGGATAAGTCAATTTCAATAAACCCCAGGATTAAGACACCCATTAGGGGACCTGTTCTTGCCCCTGGATCAGTTATGACGCTGGATTACGGTGAGAATGAGGTTAAGCTAATAGGTAGGGTTGGTGAATTGGAGGTTGGTAGGATAACGTTAAGCGGCTTCATGGGTAAGTCCATTAGGGTTTTCTACAATGGCGCTGAGGTTAAGGCAATAATAAACATTGAGGATGGCCGCGTCTCAATAACGCTTGATAACCCAGTGAAGCTTCAGAGGGGAAGCACATTAACGATAATTGGCTATTAGCGGATCCTCAAGTGAATCCTAATGCCAGCCCTCTTAACCCTAACGTACTCATTGGTCTCCGTAATCCTCCTAACGAATAATTCAACAACAGGCCTAAGCCTCCTCACCTCACTCACTGGTACAGTACTCCATTGGGGGCAGTACTTATCAACAACGACACCGTATTCATCATCGTAGTTAAGTGGGTAAAGCCTACAGCCCACTGGCCTATTCTCATAAATCCTACACTTCTTACTTTCCTCATCAAAGAACACGCAGTGGTTATTAACATTCCTAAGCCTCCACACGCCATACTCCCCATCAAACTCCGCGAAGTCCTCAAGACGATAACCCAATTGCTCAATCCTCTCAATATCCTCAGGCAGTAGCTCCATCCTAGTGTTTATGCAGCATAGTCCGCAGAGCGTGCACTTGAAAGCAACCTCAACGTACTTTAAGTCATTAAATACATTACTCATGAGGTGAATTAAAGGACACCGCTTTAAATAACTTCAGTTAAATGAGGCCTATTGAATTAACCAGCAGAACATTGCTAGGTAAGTTTAAGGAAAGACTTAAATACTGGGATCTTAATGGTGATATTCGTGCCTAAGAAGAGGAAAAACAGGGGGAGACATAAGGGAGATAAGGGTAAGGAGTCAATAGTGTATTGCGATAATTGTGGAAAAATGATACCTAGATCAAAGGCCGTTAGGGTAACTGTACCATACTCACCAATACCAGCTGACTTAGCTAAGGAGCTTGAGAAGCAGGGTGCAATAGTGCCGAGGTACTACATTACTAAGACGTACTGCGTTAACTGCGCAATCTACCTAGGGATAATTAAAGTTAGGTCTGAGGATGAGAGGAAGAGTAAGAAGCCAATACTAAGGGGGCAGCAGAGGCCACAAAGGCAACTACCTGTCGCGGCTTCAGCTGCTGCTTCATCAGCTTCACCAACCACATCAACCCAACCAGCAGGCAGTACACAGGCTGAGCCGGATAATAAGCCAAGTGAAAATAATAGTCAAAATCCCTCAAAGTAGGGTAACCTGGAGGTAACGTAACCATAAAGTATTGTTGATTCATGGAAAAACTTATAAACCATAATGGACTTGGCGTTTAAAGGGCCCGTAGTCTAGCTTGGTTAGGATGCCCGCCTGACGGTGCCCATCATCAGTCCGCGGGAGATCCCGGGTTCAAGTCCCGGCGGGCCCACTAGTTTAGAAAAATGCTTAATAATGCTCAGACTTGAAGCAGCATAATGAGGTTAAACATACGTTTAATAATAGTGACTGTATTGGCGTTGATAATAGTGGTTGAGCTCCTACTAGCCATTGGCAACATTAGTAGGAGGTATGTAAACACTGAGAACAGCTACATGATTCTAAGGATGAATTACACATCCTTAAAGCTCACGTACTCTAGGTTAATGCTAAACTACTCAATAATAAGTGCTAACTTCAGCGCCTTAATAGGCAACTTCATGAACCTAACAAGGCAGTACAACATACTCCTTGCTAAATATAATTTATCAATGCAAATGTACAATAATATTAATGCTAAATACAGTGAATGCGTTAATGCAACCAATATTCTTAATGCTAAAATAATCAATTATACCAACATAATTAATAATATGTATATCAATATAACTGAATTAAGTAACAAGGTTAATTCACTATCTAGTTCATTAAATATATGTAATACGACTTTAACCATCCTCACTAGCAACTATAAGAATAAGACTGATGCATTACTAAACTACACGGAGGCCCTATATAGGAATTATACGATATTAAGTATGAAGTATAATTCATTAGACATCAATTACACTAAATTAGCAATACTGCTTAAGGAATATAACAATACAGTGCTTACCCTTAATAATACTGTGAATTACTTAGCGTCAGGTGGGTATATTTATGAGTATGGTCGTACAAACCTTGAATCACTATGCAATGTATCAGTGGTAAGTAATGGCAATGGCTTAGGTGTCGTTGAAGTAACTATTAAGGCATCAGTAAATGTAGCCAATCAAATATTAGGCTACGGTAACCCAGTCATGTTAATAATAAACATACCGGTAGCCCAGGGTAACCCCATCCTAGCCACTTTAGGGTCGGTTAGGCTGCGGAATGGATTCATAGTTTTAACATCTAACATTACGGTTAATAACTATGGTAATGGGGGTGTTGAATTAGTTAACTCAATAAACATAATTGATGGTCTCACGGTCACTGACACGGTAATCCTCCCTGGTAAGCCTTACTACGTGGGTACGGTTACTGTAACTTCATATGATTCATCTAAACCATTTGCACTTAACCTCCTTTACTCGCTTCAGAATCAGAATGCCGCATCGGCATTATGTATCATTAGGATTAATGGTAATGGTTAAGAGGCCTCCGTTACCTCACCGTAATCCATGGGCATTGTGTCACTCTCAGTTAACTCTATTTCAACGGCTAGTTCCGTTAACTCGTCGTATTTACCGTACATTTTAACTATGGAGAGTATGGATAATGCGGATAACAGTAGGAACACTCCACTGAAGGCTATCCCAATGTTGGATACGATTATTACGTAGCCATTATTAAAGTATATGCTTATGGGTAGTGGAATCACCAGCAGTAGGCCCAGGGCCAGTAGTGAACTAGGGATGAGTAGTTTGAATAGAGTACTGCTACCGTTGAATGCATTGTTAACCTCCTTACTGTA encodes:
- a CDS encoding 30S ribosomal protein S26e: MPKKRKNRGRHKGDKGKESIVYCDNCGKMIPRSKAVRVTVPYSPIPADLAKELEKQGAIVPRYYITKTYCVNCAIYLGIIKVRSEDERKSKKPILRGQQRPQRQLPVAASAAASSASPTTSTQPAGSTQAEPDNKPSENNSQNPSK
- a CDS encoding YkgJ family cysteine cluster protein, coding for MSNVFNDLKYVEVAFKCTLCGLCCINTRMELLPEDIERIEQLGYRLEDFAEFDGEYGVWRLRNVNNHCVFFDEESKKCRIYENRPVGCRLYPLNYDDEYGVVVDKYCPQWSTVPVSEVRRLRPVVELFVRRITETNEYVRVKRAGIRIHLRIR
- a CDS encoding thiolase family protein, with the translated sequence MNNEVVIVGYVRTPIGKFGGSLKSVKSPHLAAEAIKALLRRTKVDPKMIDEVIFGSTLQGGMGQNISRYAALLAGLPNSVSAYTVNRVCSSGMQAIIDAYRELVLGDSSLVVAGGVDSMSTQPIALPSEYRWGVKHFIVKTVQPIDLMVYDGLVDPVTMMMMGQEADLVAKENELTRDELDNYAYMSHMRAVKATEGKLFREIEPIDTTIEGERVRLEHDEGIRPDTSLEKLKALKPAFTPNGFHTAGNSSQLSDGAAALLLTTMDKAREMGLRPIAKILGYAWYMIEPRRFTEAPMYVIDKVLRKLNLSVNSIDYFEVNEAFAVVNVLVNKRLGIPYDKMNIFGGAIAIGHPLGASGARIVTTLLTGLEHVGGRIGVAALCHGTGGATALVVERL
- a CDS encoding GH116 family glycosyl hydrolase codes for the protein MRIYTSRFSSGIPLGGLGTGSIEIWPDGSFKEWLIFNNRRWGNYGEPEFYVNDSDLAFMIRIAPEGSEPVVRLLKAGFWVETDQDLTYRGCGPSAVVHPYHMPWFRPVREVEFTGKPPMAILKFTDPSFKEYGVDVELEAFGSLIPGNVNDSAIPAAFLKFNLVNRGRVTVELSLMGVVRNPHRISEEVGVVNKLIEGEGYSGVSLSGLGIPRTHGMFNGELALVFMGGFDSAVTLRLNQRNRGEFINALRRLMVDFRGDGLLSGVVNDEAYGVDLYSAITKGVRLKPGESASIVLIIAWYYPNHIDNSGRLVGHYYENLFKNVKEVLDYSVRNFNRLYSEVKEFVNSLYDANYDEWIIDLAISQLTTLPKSTWLTKDGYFAVWEGGPGCCGLTTLDVALWGIVGIALLYPDLAIRVSRQFSSFILKPGMSPFYEMFALAFPENMRLYREALAKDPTIQHDIDKFRNTVRAIVEKTGLDPSGRVPHAFRASESSVDGYDRNDLMPEFILMSLLNYYWTGDSSFLREIWGSIRDVIEAMLRQHNEAKLNLPYHTPPSGYEGSSQVANELGRDWRERELLRLLFSGPMYFYTTVNTFDAMSLLGIATFTSDLWVAALKAALNAAGEAGDEAYVSRLSEVLNSALANFTKYLWNGEYFDLWFDPVSNLRDNAVMTAGLTGEWYLKVLLGLDYAVDKDKVTSMLKAIYRNNFKKGEGLINASYPGKPRPSLAGDLKYFNGTGIPYNVSGQMDTPWTGIEIPVAMHMIWEGLVNEGLEVLRSVHERYVDYGLYWNHVECDGHYFRPLVSLDIPNALAGFRYIGRDKSISINPRIKTPIRGPVLAPGSVMTLDYGENEVKLIGRVGELEVGRITLSGFMGKSIRVFYNGAEVKAIINIEDGRVSITLDNPVKLQRGSTLTIIGY
- a CDS encoding tryptophan--tRNA ligase; this encodes MGQEYAVTPWEVKGKVDYLRLAKEFGVQLLTEEDLSLLRDLTGNDVHYLIRRGFFYAHRGFREIMSRVKVGESWALYNGRGPSGDLHVGHLVPWILTKWFVDKFNVHYFFELTDDEKFLVREGYTLEETNRLAYDNALSLIALGFTPDKLHIIVDTDDVKYLYKIAVKVAKKLTLSTVKNTFGFTDSNNIGATFFPAIEIAVAFLPTELFGKETPVLIPTAIDQDPYFRLARDVAESLNYPKPATLYSKFLPGLTGEDKMSASNPDSALYVNDDDREVKRKIMNAFTGGQPTVELQRRLGGNPDSCPVYRYHMLLDDNDEAVKKIYEDCRGGRLLCGECKLMLYDKVKSFLSRHREMREKAKDKLSEYKVSVKFN